A genomic region of Gemmata massiliana contains the following coding sequences:
- a CDS encoding spermidine synthase: MPLLFAVTMFVSASLLFMVQPMVAKAVLPLLGGSPAVWNGCMVFFQALLLLGYLYADRLTRRSKTGEQWAIHLAVLALPVVAFALAAAFGAKHTPIAVIESLAPRDGSSPILSVLAILTVAIGVPFFVCATTATLLQKWFTYTGHPSARDPYFLYAASNFGSLISLLGYPFFIEPYMTQGGQTWFWAVGFVGLAALIAFCGKAATNPLGVPPSGKGAENRPVAGATSGAQSLSEPPPSLGRMAKWTALAFVPSSLMLGVTFHMTTDIASIPLLWVGPLALYLVTFIVAFSRVPPWFRILIGNLAPVMILLLVFLLISGVNPGVGLSLLLHLLTFFAAALMCHYELARDRPKPQHLTTYFLVMSLGGVLGGIFNSLLAPVLFTGDYEYNLVLVLSCLLVPRLSPLDQDETETKMSNETALAADLAVNLSMDWLAYGARWLMRLIDRDRRTALVLDIVIPGLVALAYWQLQRAGGYNAYVKSVRGLAEALGVVNDKTIHIIFSFALPVMVCFFFVDRPLRFALCVGAILGISTFRDYNRDIVHTERSFFGILKIDKEDDYFRSAFLTPDGKTAPAGGIEYRRLVHGTTLHGTQAKELTNHPTDLLQMLTLNPWDNIAVTGAIANFNMREEPLTYYHRTGPVGAMFNALRARKGGADARAHVAMVGLGTGSVSCYALKDQKLTFYEIDPTVKRLVADQDQYFTFVKDAERRGAALDFRLGDARLKLKEDADRKYALLLVDAFSSDSIPVHLLTTEAVRLYVDRLTDDGILALHISNKYVKLEPVVAAIAKELNLVARVWEDDADKFPGKTRSSWVALARKPEDLGEKIGSPLAELVGTYTSGGQLIDVLRDTYPDLTPILERAPLKQQDTLLDYLDKRTADPRAQVYAGLVRKYTAFGTTMTVLQGETGYGFRPVEFNKDVPAWTDDFADVMRVMMIPELQKIRKFFGLPTPVVDR; the protein is encoded by the coding sequence GTGCCGTTGTTGTTCGCCGTCACGATGTTCGTGAGCGCGTCGCTGCTGTTCATGGTTCAGCCGATGGTCGCCAAGGCCGTTCTGCCGCTACTGGGCGGTAGCCCGGCGGTGTGGAACGGGTGCATGGTGTTCTTCCAGGCGCTACTGCTCCTGGGCTACCTGTACGCGGACCGGCTCACCCGGCGCTCCAAAACGGGCGAGCAGTGGGCGATCCACCTCGCGGTACTGGCGCTCCCGGTGGTCGCGTTCGCACTCGCGGCCGCGTTCGGCGCGAAGCACACGCCGATCGCCGTGATTGAATCGCTCGCGCCGCGCGACGGGTCCAGCCCGATCCTCAGCGTGCTCGCGATCCTGACGGTGGCGATCGGCGTCCCGTTCTTCGTCTGCGCCACGACCGCGACGCTGCTCCAGAAGTGGTTCACCTACACCGGGCACCCGTCCGCGCGCGACCCGTACTTCCTCTACGCGGCGAGCAACTTCGGCAGCCTGATCTCGCTCCTCGGGTACCCGTTCTTCATCGAGCCGTACATGACGCAGGGGGGCCAGACGTGGTTCTGGGCCGTCGGGTTCGTCGGGCTCGCCGCGCTGATCGCGTTCTGCGGTAAGGCCGCCACGAATCCCCTAGGTGTCCCCCCATCCGGAAAGGGTGCAGAGAACAGACCGGTCGCGGGCGCTACGAGTGGGGCACAGTCCCTGAGCGAACCGCCGCCGAGCCTGGGGCGCATGGCGAAGTGGACCGCGCTGGCGTTCGTGCCGAGCAGCCTGATGCTCGGGGTCACGTTCCACATGACGACCGACATCGCGAGCATCCCGCTCCTGTGGGTCGGGCCGCTGGCGCTGTACCTCGTCACGTTCATCGTCGCGTTCAGCCGCGTCCCGCCGTGGTTCCGCATCCTGATCGGCAACCTCGCGCCGGTCATGATCCTGCTGCTGGTGTTCCTGCTCATCTCGGGGGTGAACCCCGGCGTGGGCCTGAGCCTGCTGTTGCACCTGCTCACGTTCTTCGCCGCGGCGCTGATGTGCCACTATGAGCTGGCGCGCGACCGCCCCAAGCCGCAGCACCTCACGACCTACTTCCTCGTCATGTCGCTCGGCGGCGTGCTCGGGGGGATCTTCAACTCGCTTTTGGCCCCGGTCCTCTTCACCGGCGACTACGAGTACAACCTCGTGCTGGTGCTCTCGTGCCTCCTAGTCCCGCGGCTGAGCCCTCTGGACCAGGACGAGACCGAAACGAAGATGAGCAACGAAACCGCGCTCGCGGCCGACCTTGCGGTCAACCTGAGTATGGACTGGTTGGCCTACGGCGCGCGCTGGCTCATGCGCCTTATCGACCGCGACAGGCGCACGGCGCTCGTACTGGATATCGTGATCCCGGGACTGGTCGCGCTCGCGTACTGGCAGTTACAGCGGGCCGGTGGGTACAACGCTTACGTTAAGAGCGTGCGCGGGCTGGCAGAGGCGCTCGGGGTCGTCAACGACAAGACGATCCACATTATCTTCTCGTTCGCGCTGCCGGTAATGGTCTGCTTCTTCTTCGTGGACCGCCCGCTCCGGTTCGCGCTGTGCGTGGGCGCGATCCTGGGCATCAGCACGTTCCGCGATTACAACCGCGACATTGTGCACACCGAGCGCAGCTTCTTCGGGATTCTGAAGATCGACAAAGAAGACGACTACTTCCGCTCGGCGTTCCTGACCCCGGACGGGAAAACGGCCCCCGCCGGCGGTATCGAGTACCGGCGCCTCGTCCACGGCACCACACTGCACGGCACGCAGGCCAAGGAACTGACCAACCACCCCACCGACCTGCTACAAATGCTCACGCTGAACCCGTGGGACAACATCGCGGTGACCGGGGCGATCGCGAACTTCAACATGCGCGAGGAACCGCTCACGTACTACCACCGCACCGGCCCCGTGGGCGCGATGTTCAACGCGCTGCGTGCGCGGAAGGGCGGCGCGGACGCCCGGGCGCACGTCGCAATGGTCGGCCTCGGGACCGGGAGCGTGTCGTGCTACGCGCTCAAAGACCAGAAACTCACCTTCTACGAAATCGACCCGACCGTGAAGCGCCTGGTCGCGGACCAGGACCAGTACTTCACGTTCGTCAAGGACGCGGAACGGCGCGGGGCGGCACTCGATTTCCGCCTGGGCGACGCCCGGCTCAAGCTGAAAGAGGACGCGGACCGCAAGTACGCACTCTTGCTCGTGGACGCCTTCAGTTCCGACTCGATCCCGGTCCACCTGCTGACCACAGAGGCGGTGCGGCTGTACGTGGACCGGCTCACCGATGATGGCATCCTGGCACTGCACATCTCCAACAAGTACGTGAAGCTGGAGCCAGTGGTCGCGGCGATCGCCAAGGAACTCAACCTCGTGGCACGGGTGTGGGAGGACGACGCGGACAAGTTCCCGGGGAAGACCCGTTCGAGCTGGGTGGCCCTGGCCCGCAAGCCCGAAGACCTGGGCGAGAAGATCGGTTCGCCGCTCGCGGAACTGGTGGGCACGTACACGAGCGGCGGGCAACTGATCGACGTTCTCCGGGACACTTACCCGGACCTCACACCGATCCTGGAACGCGCGCCGCTCAAGCAGCAGGATACGCTGCTCGATTATCTCGACAAACGCACCGCGGACCCGCGTGCCCAGGTGTACGCGGGCCTCGTCCGCAAGTACACGGCGTTCGGCACCACGATGACCGTGCTCCAGGGGGAGACCGGGTACGGGTTCCGCCCGGTGGAGTTCAACAAGGACGTGCCCGCATGGACCGACGACTTCGCCGACGTGATGCGGGTGATGATGATCCCCGAGCTACAGAAAATCCGGAAATTCTTCGGGCTGCCGACCCCGGTGGTGGACCGGTGA
- a CDS encoding ATP-grasp domain-containing protein encodes MRIAILSGGTGWHVQDLLRAAGELKHEAVPVDFRALSARANAGSDALARFDALVVRTMPAGSLEQVVFRMDLLHEAAARGMPVLNPPRAVEVCVDKYLTTARLARAGIATPPTVVCQKSDDAMTCFADLGGDVVLKPLFGSEGRGMCRITDPETAWRTFRVLEQTGQVIYLQQFVRHPGRDFRAFVIGDRVVASMCRTAVNDWRTNVAQGGTAEPVALSASETALALRAAEVVGCPIAGVDLLPGPNGEMFVIEVNAVPGWKALAPTCGVDVAKEVVRFLAEGT; translated from the coding sequence ATGAGAATCGCGATCCTCTCCGGTGGAACCGGCTGGCACGTTCAGGATCTCTTGCGCGCCGCGGGCGAACTGAAACACGAAGCAGTCCCGGTTGACTTCCGGGCGCTCTCCGCGCGCGCGAACGCGGGAAGCGACGCGCTCGCCCGGTTCGACGCACTGGTTGTGCGCACGATGCCGGCCGGCTCGCTGGAACAGGTCGTGTTCCGCATGGACCTGCTGCACGAAGCCGCCGCGCGCGGAATGCCCGTTCTGAACCCGCCGCGCGCGGTCGAAGTGTGCGTGGACAAGTACCTCACCACGGCCCGGCTCGCACGCGCGGGCATCGCGACTCCGCCCACCGTGGTGTGCCAGAAAAGCGACGACGCGATGACCTGTTTCGCGGACCTGGGTGGCGACGTCGTGCTGAAGCCGCTGTTCGGGTCCGAGGGGCGCGGGATGTGCCGGATCACCGACCCCGAAACCGCGTGGCGCACGTTCCGCGTGCTGGAACAAACGGGGCAAGTGATTTACCTTCAGCAGTTTGTGCGGCACCCCGGGCGTGACTTCCGCGCGTTCGTCATCGGCGACCGCGTGGTCGCGTCGATGTGCCGAACGGCCGTCAACGACTGGCGCACGAACGTGGCCCAAGGCGGCACCGCCGAACCGGTCGCGCTAAGCGCCAGCGAAACGGCGCTCGCGCTGCGTGCGGCGGAAGTGGTAGGGTGCCCGATCGCGGGCGTGGATTTACTCCCCGGTCCCAACGGCGAAATGTTCGTGATCGAAGTGAACGCGGTCCCCGGCTGGAAAGCCCTCGCCCCGACGTGTGGGGTAGACGTAGCGAAGGAAGTCGTGCGGTTCCTGGCGGAGGGCACGTGA
- the hisF gene encoding imidazole glycerol phosphate synthase subunit HisF, with amino-acid sequence MFTKRIIPCLDVDRGRVVKGTNFVDLRDAGDPVEVARRYDEQGADELVFLDISASHEGRAIMLDMVRRVAEQIFMPFTVGGGIRTIEDATQLIQAGAEKVSLNSAAVKTPELIAEVSRKFGTCATVVNIDPKRRPRPDGSGDMFFEVHINGGRVPTGLDAVEWARRVVELGAGEIVLTSMDADGTKNGYDLPMLEAVSRAVNVPVVASGGAGHPEHMRLAFDAGADAALAASIFHYNEHSIPDTKAYLAARGVPVRISRA; translated from the coding sequence ATGTTCACAAAGCGGATCATTCCTTGCCTCGACGTGGATCGCGGGCGCGTGGTGAAGGGGACGAATTTCGTTGACCTGCGCGACGCGGGCGACCCGGTCGAGGTCGCCCGGCGGTACGACGAGCAGGGCGCGGACGAACTCGTGTTCCTCGACATTTCGGCGAGCCACGAGGGGCGCGCGATCATGCTGGACATGGTGCGCCGCGTGGCGGAACAGATCTTCATGCCGTTTACGGTCGGAGGCGGCATCCGGACCATCGAAGACGCGACGCAGCTCATCCAGGCGGGCGCGGAGAAGGTCAGCCTGAACTCCGCCGCGGTGAAGACTCCCGAACTCATCGCCGAGGTGAGTCGCAAGTTCGGCACGTGCGCGACCGTTGTGAACATCGACCCCAAGCGCCGGCCGCGGCCCGACGGTTCGGGCGATATGTTCTTCGAGGTCCACATTAATGGCGGGCGCGTGCCGACCGGCCTGGACGCGGTCGAGTGGGCGCGGCGGGTGGTCGAACTCGGAGCGGGCGAGATCGTGCTCACCTCGATGGACGCGGACGGCACGAAGAACGGGTACGATCTCCCGATGCTCGAAGCGGTGAGCCGGGCCGTGAACGTGCCGGTAGTGGCGAGTGGCGGGGCCGGGCACCCGGAACACATGCGGCTCGCGTTCGACGCCGGCGCGGACGCGGCGCTGGCTGCGAGCATCTTCCACTACAACGAGCACTCGATCCCCGACACCAAGGCGTACCTCGCGGCGCGGGGCGTGCCGGTGCGGATCAGCCGCGCCTGA
- a CDS encoding 6-pyruvoyl trahydropterin synthase family protein, with product MPSERFKVRVTKDHLTFCCGHFISYRGHQCERLHGHNYRTAVEVEGVLQEDYYVFDFIALKKRTKEITDELDHHMLLATRNPVIAVDDTPRCVRVKYEDREWQFPRGDCILLPIENTTAELLARYIAGRLWESLRTNENFTPEVLRVEVEEAPGQSATVEWRA from the coding sequence ATGCCGAGCGAGCGCTTCAAAGTCCGCGTTACGAAAGACCACCTGACGTTCTGCTGCGGGCACTTCATCAGCTACCGCGGGCACCAGTGCGAGCGGCTCCACGGCCACAACTATCGCACCGCGGTCGAGGTCGAGGGGGTGCTGCAAGAGGACTACTACGTCTTCGACTTCATCGCCCTCAAAAAGCGCACGAAGGAAATTACCGACGAACTCGATCACCACATGCTACTCGCCACGCGCAACCCGGTCATTGCGGTCGACGACACGCCCCGGTGCGTGCGCGTGAAATACGAGGACCGCGAGTGGCAGTTCCCGCGCGGCGACTGTATCCTGCTCCCAATCGAGAACACTACCGCCGAGCTGCTCGCGCGCTACATCGCGGGGCGCCTCTGGGAGTCGCTCCGGACCAATGAGAACTTCACGCCGGAAGTGCTGCGGGTCGAGGTCGAAGAGGCCCCCGGGCAGTCCGCAACGGTCGAGTGGCGCGCGTGA
- a CDS encoding ATP-grasp domain-containing protein — protein sequence MTVVGVVGTSARAAVHSLARAGFRAWAVDLFADRDLKRAADCVVCPHDRYPDAIPALAAQFPPGPVLYTGGLENYPHIVAELARARELRGNLPEVLARVRGPFALASALTAAGFATPKLVPASEPCPPEGRWLRKPLRSSGGLGIRFAQPGEAPSPHHCFQELIAGTPMSAIFVDGTLLGITEQLIGESWLHAPPFAYCGNIGPITLDARATLTVARLGQLLAAETGLRGMWGLDFILGGDAPFPLEVNPRYTAAVEVLEWGHKAQPTPPGPRPEGKGELAREPAVLETTFADISFSPFPSGRGGGGVGCGPNPSPTPPLNGEGLKTIAERSVPILFGSVPPSFLGKGGRGLGSSPLIGKAIYYAPHAITFPPRGPWDADLAGAFDPWRVPTFADIPEPGSAIETGWPVLTLFVAGTAPAEVRERLQSRAAELDRLFAEHSP from the coding sequence GTGACGGTGGTCGGTGTCGTCGGGACGAGTGCGCGGGCGGCGGTCCACTCGCTCGCCCGTGCCGGGTTCCGGGCGTGGGCCGTGGACCTGTTCGCGGACCGCGACCTGAAGCGCGCGGCTGACTGCGTCGTGTGCCCGCACGACCGCTACCCCGACGCGATACCGGCACTCGCCGCGCAGTTCCCGCCCGGTCCGGTCCTCTACACGGGCGGCCTCGAAAACTATCCACACATCGTTGCGGAACTCGCGCGCGCGAGAGAACTTCGGGGCAACTTGCCCGAAGTTCTCGCGCGCGTCCGCGGCCCGTTCGCACTCGCCTCCGCCCTCACCGCGGCCGGGTTCGCGACACCGAAACTCGTCCCGGCCAGCGAGCCGTGCCCACCGGAAGGGCGCTGGCTCCGCAAGCCGCTGCGATCCAGCGGCGGACTCGGCATCCGCTTCGCGCAACCGGGCGAAGCACCGTCGCCGCATCACTGTTTCCAGGAGCTCATCGCCGGTACACCGATGTCGGCCATTTTCGTCGACGGTACGTTGCTCGGCATCACGGAACAGCTCATCGGCGAATCGTGGCTGCACGCGCCCCCGTTCGCGTACTGCGGGAACATCGGCCCTATCACCCTCGACGCGCGCGCCACACTCACGGTCGCGCGCCTCGGTCAGCTGCTCGCCGCCGAAACGGGTCTGCGCGGCATGTGGGGGCTGGACTTCATCCTCGGGGGGGATGCGCCCTTTCCCCTCGAAGTGAACCCGCGCTACACGGCCGCGGTCGAGGTGTTGGAGTGGGGGCACAAGGCACAACCTACCCCCCCGGGCCCCCGTCCTGAAGGGAAGGGGGAGCTGGCGCGCGAGCCCGCTGTGCTTGAGACAACGTTTGCCGACATTTCTTTCTCCCCCTTCCCTTCAGGGCGGGGGGGCGGGGGGGTAGGTTGTGGCCCCAACCCCTCCCCAACCCCTCCCCTAAACGGAGAGGGGCTTAAAACCATCGCAGAACGTTCCGTGCCCATTCTATTTGGCTCTGTTCCCCCTTCCTTCCTAGGGAAGGGGGGTAGGGGGTTAGGTTCTTCCCCCCTCATCGGCAAAGCGATCTACTACGCTCCCCACGCGATCACGTTCCCTCCTCGGGGACCGTGGGACGCGGACCTCGCGGGCGCGTTCGATCCGTGGCGCGTGCCAACGTTCGCAGACATCCCCGAACCAGGCAGCGCAATCGAAACCGGTTGGCCCGTGCTCACGCTCTTTGTGGCCGGAACCGCGCCCGCCGAGGTTCGCGAGCGACTACAATCACGCGCGGCGGAACTCGATCGCCTCTTCGCGGAGCACTCTCCATGA
- a CDS encoding type IV pilus twitching motility protein PilT, translating into MPPATPASPPPAPAPYVPIPINSPEPGLKVAATVAGEPQINQLFRTVMLHKGSDLHLKAGLPGMMRLRGVIQKMNTPVLTQETLEKLIYPILREKDKKVLEDTGGADFAHVIGNDEARYRVNLLKQRGRFAMVARLVNQSIPTFEKLGLPATIEKLCHFEQGMVLLAGVTGSGKSTTIASMLDYMNANEALHILTIEDPIEFVFTDKMSIVNQREVFLDVCDWHTALKHAVREDPDVILVGEMRDSETFEAAVHAAETGHVVFGTIHASNAYSTVDRILGLFPPSQHGAVRQSLVFNLRAVVAQKLVPSCIPGVQRVPTNEIMIVNPSIRDIILKAQDAKLLDAIRAFYNEGMMDFNKNLEDLCLGGRIDKATALEFSPNPEQLRMALKGIKVAASGLV; encoded by the coding sequence ATGCCTCCTGCGACACCAGCTTCCCCCCCGCCCGCCCCGGCGCCCTACGTTCCCATCCCGATCAACTCGCCGGAACCGGGCCTGAAGGTCGCCGCGACCGTGGCCGGTGAACCGCAAATTAATCAGTTGTTCCGCACGGTGATGCTGCACAAAGGGTCCGACCTTCACTTGAAGGCCGGGCTGCCCGGGATGATGCGGCTCCGCGGCGTGATTCAGAAGATGAACACGCCCGTGCTCACGCAGGAAACGCTCGAAAAGCTCATCTATCCCATTCTGCGCGAGAAGGACAAGAAGGTTCTCGAAGACACCGGCGGCGCGGACTTCGCGCACGTCATCGGGAACGACGAGGCGCGCTACCGCGTGAACCTGTTGAAGCAGCGCGGGCGGTTCGCGATGGTCGCCCGGCTCGTGAACCAGAGCATCCCGACGTTCGAGAAACTCGGGCTGCCGGCCACGATCGAAAAGCTGTGCCACTTCGAGCAGGGCATGGTGCTGCTCGCGGGCGTGACCGGGTCCGGCAAATCGACCACGATCGCGTCGATGCTGGACTACATGAACGCGAACGAAGCGCTCCACATTCTCACGATCGAAGACCCGATCGAGTTCGTGTTCACGGACAAGATGTCGATCGTGAACCAGCGCGAGGTGTTCCTGGACGTGTGCGACTGGCACACCGCACTCAAGCACGCGGTCCGCGAAGACCCGGACGTGATCCTCGTGGGCGAAATGCGAGACTCGGAGACGTTCGAGGCGGCGGTCCACGCGGCGGAAACCGGCCACGTCGTGTTCGGGACGATTCACGCCTCGAACGCCTACAGCACGGTGGACCGCATCCTCGGGCTGTTCCCGCCGAGCCAGCACGGGGCCGTGCGCCAGTCGCTGGTATTCAACCTGCGGGCGGTGGTCGCACAGAAGCTCGTGCCGTCGTGCATCCCGGGCGTACAGCGGGTGCCGACGAACGAGATCATGATCGTGAACCCGAGTATCCGCGACATCATTCTGAAGGCGCAGGACGCGAAGCTCCTGGACGCGATCCGCGCGTTCTACAACGAAGGCATGATGGACTTCAACAAGAACCTCGAAGACCTGTGCCTCGGCGGGCGCATCGATAAGGCGACCGCGCTGGAATTCTCGCCCAACCCGGAGCAGCTCCGCATGGCCCTCAAGGGCATCAAGGTCGCCGCGTCGGGCCTCGTGTAA
- a CDS encoding triphosphoribosyl-dephospho-CoA synthase, translating into MGVYDRTLIEISVHTACVWEATSRKVGNVHRFADFADASYLDFVLSAGAIMGVFGNAPRTRRVGETINFAVRHVRETVGTNTNLGIVLLLAPLASTWEATHVPAGRAELARVLARLSIEDARHVYEAIRIAKPGGLGDAPEQDVRDEPTVTLLEAMKLAADRDMVARQYANDFADVFDFGVPAFLDALARFGSVEAAIIDSQLRWLARYPDSLIARKNGPAVADDVQKRAAEVLRVGGIATPDGRAAGVALDRHLRSDGNKLNPGTTADLITACLFVALRENKVTPSAPFRWHVPDWL; encoded by the coding sequence ATGGGCGTGTATGACCGCACACTAATAGAAATCTCCGTTCACACGGCCTGTGTCTGGGAGGCCACGAGCCGGAAGGTCGGTAACGTCCACCGGTTCGCCGATTTCGCGGACGCGAGCTACCTCGATTTCGTCCTGTCCGCCGGCGCGATCATGGGTGTGTTTGGAAACGCTCCGCGCACCCGGCGCGTCGGGGAGACCATCAATTTCGCCGTTCGGCACGTGCGCGAAACCGTGGGGACCAACACCAATTTGGGGATTGTTCTCCTCCTCGCGCCGCTGGCATCGACCTGGGAAGCGACACACGTACCGGCAGGGCGCGCGGAACTCGCGCGGGTTCTCGCCCGGCTCTCGATCGAAGATGCGCGACACGTCTACGAGGCCATCCGCATCGCGAAACCCGGCGGGCTCGGCGACGCGCCCGAGCAAGACGTCCGCGACGAACCCACGGTCACGCTGCTCGAAGCGATGAAACTGGCCGCGGACCGCGACATGGTCGCGCGCCAGTACGCGAACGACTTCGCGGACGTGTTCGACTTCGGCGTGCCCGCGTTCCTGGACGCGCTCGCGCGGTTCGGCAGCGTCGAAGCGGCCATCATCGACTCACAATTGCGGTGGCTCGCGCGGTACCCGGATTCGCTCATCGCACGTAAAAACGGCCCCGCGGTCGCCGATGACGTGCAAAAGCGGGCGGCAGAAGTGCTGCGTGTGGGCGGGATCGCCACTCCGGACGGGCGCGCCGCGGGGGTGGCCCTCGACAGGCACTTACGCAGCGACGGCAATAAACTGAACCCCGGCACAACGGCCGACCTGATCACGGCGTGCCTGTTCGTCGCGTTGCGGGAGAATAAGGTGACTCCCTCCGCCCCGTTCCGGTGGCACGTTCCGGATTGGTTGTAA
- the mch gene encoding methenyltetrahydromethanopterin cyclohydrolase, translating to MTLNERAQLIADEAERNATRLRVHVTKVAGARVIDCGGAVQGSLAAGLLLARACLADAGEVAYVPYPVPEIGGPAVQVTTDDPVRACLASQYAGWQVTAGKFFAMGSGPMRALAAREEIFQHISAKEESPFAVGVLETHKHPTEEVIAAIVAKLPLVAEHLTLLVAPTSSIAGTTQIVARSVETALHKLHELKFDVNQVVSGYGIAPLPPVATDFVQAIGRTNDAILYGAKVVLWVRADDEVIEHIGPKVPSAASKDHGSPFAEVFARYNGDFYKIDPLLFSPAEIEFRNLKTGRCHRFGRSEPNLLRKSFGLGE from the coding sequence ATGACACTCAACGAACGCGCCCAGCTCATCGCCGACGAAGCCGAGCGCAACGCGACCCGGTTGCGCGTACACGTCACAAAGGTCGCCGGCGCGCGCGTGATCGATTGCGGCGGTGCGGTGCAGGGGAGCCTCGCGGCCGGACTGCTGCTCGCGCGGGCGTGCCTCGCGGACGCGGGCGAGGTCGCGTATGTGCCCTACCCGGTGCCTGAGATCGGCGGCCCCGCGGTTCAGGTGACCACGGACGATCCCGTTCGCGCGTGCCTCGCGTCACAGTACGCGGGCTGGCAGGTGACCGCGGGCAAGTTCTTCGCGATGGGGTCCGGCCCGATGCGGGCGCTCGCGGCTCGGGAAGAAATCTTCCAGCACATCTCGGCGAAAGAGGAATCGCCGTTCGCGGTCGGCGTGCTGGAAACGCACAAGCACCCGACGGAAGAAGTCATCGCGGCGATCGTCGCGAAGCTGCCGCTGGTCGCCGAACACCTCACACTGCTCGTTGCGCCCACGAGCAGTATCGCGGGCACCACGCAGATCGTCGCGCGGTCGGTCGAAACGGCCCTGCACAAGCTCCACGAACTGAAGTTCGACGTGAACCAGGTCGTCAGCGGGTACGGCATCGCCCCGCTCCCGCCGGTCGCGACCGACTTCGTCCAGGCCATCGGGCGCACGAACGACGCGATTCTCTACGGCGCCAAGGTCGTGCTCTGGGTGCGAGCGGACGACGAGGTGATCGAACACATCGGCCCGAAAGTTCCTTCCGCCGCGTCGAAGGATCACGGTAGCCCGTTTGCCGAGGTGTTCGCGCGGTACAACGGCGATTTCTACAAGATCGATCCGCTGCTGTTCTCGCCGGCCGAAATCGAGTTCCGCAACCTGAAGACGGGGCGCTGCCACCGCTTCGGCCGCAGCGAACCCAACCTGCTCCGCAAATCGTTCGGACTGGGCGAATGA
- a CDS encoding NAD(P)H-dependent flavin oxidoreductase: protein MNHLLSVLGIRLPIIQAPMAGVSTPEMAAAVSNAGGLGSIGVGNVDAVGARAMIAAVRARTAGPFNVNLFCHAPAVSNPPREADWLARLGPHFARFGATPPAALREIYKSFIEDGEMLAMLLTERPAVVSFHFGLPSTDRIRALEQAGIRLLASATNLAEAHAIRDAGIDAVVAQGYEAGGHRGVFDPQAPDERLGTMALTRLLVTNLSLPVIAAGGIMDGTGIAAALALGAGAAQLGTAFVLCPESAADSGYRRAMTERPPRSTTVMSAISGRPARSLSNRFTALGEELGNDSAPDYPIAYDAGKALHAAAKAAGEYGYGAQWAGQGAGLAREKPAGELVELLWQECRDAIARMNPIGSR, encoded by the coding sequence GTGAACCATTTGCTGTCGGTGCTCGGAATCCGTCTGCCGATCATTCAGGCTCCGATGGCCGGCGTTTCGACCCCGGAGATGGCCGCCGCCGTGTCCAACGCGGGCGGGCTGGGTTCGATTGGAGTCGGGAATGTAGATGCGGTTGGCGCCCGGGCCATGATTGCTGCGGTTCGTGCTCGAACTGCCGGCCCGTTCAACGTGAATCTCTTCTGTCACGCCCCGGCCGTCTCGAACCCGCCACGAGAGGCCGACTGGCTCGCCCGGCTCGGGCCGCATTTCGCCCGGTTCGGAGCGACACCGCCCGCAGCATTACGGGAGATTTACAAGAGCTTTATCGAAGACGGCGAGATGCTCGCAATGCTTCTCACCGAGCGCCCCGCGGTCGTGAGCTTCCACTTCGGGCTGCCATCAACCGACCGGATTCGCGCGCTGGAGCAGGCCGGCATCCGGTTGCTGGCGTCGGCCACCAACCTCGCCGAAGCGCACGCGATCCGTGACGCCGGCATCGACGCCGTTGTCGCCCAGGGATACGAGGCCGGCGGGCACCGCGGGGTGTTCGACCCACAAGCTCCGGACGAGCGACTCGGAACGATGGCGCTCACGCGCCTGCTCGTTACGAATCTCTCACTGCCGGTTATTGCGGCCGGGGGGATCATGGACGGGACCGGGATCGCGGCGGCGCTCGCGCTGGGGGCGGGGGCCGCGCAACTTGGGACCGCCTTCGTCCTTTGCCCGGAATCCGCGGCCGATTCCGGCTACCGACGGGCGATGACCGAGCGCCCGCCCCGGTCCACCACCGTGATGAGTGCCATTTCCGGTCGCCCCGCTCGCTCGCTGTCGAACCGGTTTACTGCGTTGGGCGAGGAACTCGGCAACGACAGTGCCCCGGACTACCCGATCGCTTACGACGCCGGGAAAGCGCTCCACGCGGCGGCGAAGGCTGCGGGCGAGTACGGCTACGGCGCGCAGTGGGCCGGTCAGGGCGCGGGGCTGGCACGGGAGAAACCCGCGGGCGAACTCGTCGAACTGCTGTGGCAGGAGTGCCGGGACGCGATCGCGCGAATGAACCCCATCGGGAGCCGGTGA